The following proteins are co-located in the Streptomyces sp. NBC_00435 genome:
- the sdhC gene encoding succinate dehydrogenase, cytochrome b556 subunit yields the protein MPAGTLYRGREGMWSWVAHRVTGVLIFFFLFVHVLDTALVRVSPEAYDDVVATYKTPIVALLEYGLVAAILFHALNGLRVIAVDFWSKGPRYQKQMLWTVVGVWIVLMAGAVYPVLHHAYLELFGK from the coding sequence GTGCCGGCTGGAACGTTGTACCGCGGCCGGGAAGGAATGTGGTCCTGGGTGGCTCATCGAGTCACCGGCGTCCTCATTTTCTTCTTCCTGTTCGTACACGTCCTCGACACCGCTCTCGTCCGCGTCTCCCCCGAGGCGTACGACGATGTCGTGGCTACCTACAAGACGCCGATCGTCGCGCTGCTGGAATACGGCCTCGTCGCCGCAATCCTCTTCCACGCGCTCAACGGTCTCCGTGTCATCGCCGTGGACTTCTGGTCCAAGGGCCCGCGCTACCAGAAGCAGATGCTCTGGACCGTCGTGGGCGTTTGGATCGTGCTGATGGCCGGGGCCGTTTACCCCGTCCTGCACCACGCCTACCTCGAACTGTTCGGGAAGTGA
- a CDS encoding 2-oxo-4-hydroxy-4-carboxy-5-ureidoimidazoline decarboxylase encodes MAGHPRHATRSPPLSSHLPAQARGGSDPSHGSGLARFNALSPEAAHAALLHCCGSRRWAHRVAAHRPYPDFGALRAAADEASYDLSQADLSEALTCEFPPELEHGAAYAALLALDAAHAEYERTFGHAFVICLDGHTPEEQADQLLAAIRRRMALEVDEERAISADELRRVAQARLADLTHWLTSADGVSAAEFGLFAPVG; translated from the coding sequence GTGGCGGGACACCCGCGCCACGCCACGAGGAGCCCCCCGCTGTCCAGCCACCTTCCGGCACAGGCCCGCGGAGGCTCCGACCCTTCCCACGGCTCAGGGCTCGCGCGGTTCAACGCCCTGTCCCCCGAAGCCGCCCATGCCGCCCTGCTGCACTGCTGCGGCAGCCGGCGCTGGGCCCACCGGGTGGCCGCCCACCGCCCATACCCAGACTTCGGCGCGCTACGCGCCGCCGCGGACGAAGCCTCGTACGACCTTTCCCAGGCCGACCTCTCCGAGGCGCTGACCTGCGAGTTCCCGCCGGAGCTCGAGCACGGGGCCGCGTACGCCGCGCTGCTCGCGCTCGACGCGGCCCACGCGGAGTACGAGCGGACCTTCGGTCACGCCTTCGTGATCTGCCTCGACGGGCACACCCCGGAGGAGCAGGCGGACCAGCTGCTCGCCGCGATCCGGCGGCGGATGGCCCTGGAGGTGGACGAGGAGCGCGCGATTTCCGCGGACGAACTCCGTCGCGTCGCGCAGGCCAGGCTGGCCGACCTGACACACTGGCTGACCTCGGCAGATGGGGTATCTGCTGCCGAATTCGGGCTATTCGCCCCTGTGGGATAG
- a CDS encoding RNA polymerase sigma factor produces the protein MLGDDAELTTAVLAAQDGDEIAFRSVYRAVHPRLLGYVRTLVGDGDAEDVTSEAWLQIARDLDSFTGDADRFRGWAARIARNRALDHIRMRGRRPAVGGDETELTGHAAESDTAGEAMESLSTCRTMELIAQLPQDQAEAVVLRVVVGLDAKSAAETLGKRPGAVRTAAHRGLKKLAELLGAEDGFEPDSGIGSGPGSGAGRTLGDNGGGRALGAGGGRDLDAVPAQRGHGGGFVEQTGVTHSRWRTQKDM, from the coding sequence TTGCTGGGGGACGACGCGGAGCTGACCACCGCGGTGCTCGCGGCACAAGACGGCGACGAGATCGCGTTCCGTTCTGTGTACCGCGCCGTGCACCCGCGCCTGCTCGGATACGTCCGCACGCTCGTCGGAGACGGTGACGCGGAGGACGTCACCTCCGAGGCCTGGCTGCAGATCGCCCGCGACCTCGACTCCTTCACCGGTGACGCCGACCGCTTCCGCGGCTGGGCCGCCCGAATAGCCCGCAACCGCGCCCTGGACCACATACGGATGCGCGGCCGCCGCCCCGCCGTCGGCGGGGACGAGACGGAGCTGACGGGACACGCCGCCGAGTCCGACACCGCCGGCGAGGCCATGGAGTCCCTCTCCACCTGCCGCACGATGGAACTCATAGCCCAGCTCCCGCAGGACCAGGCCGAGGCCGTCGTCCTGCGCGTGGTCGTCGGCCTGGACGCCAAGAGCGCCGCCGAGACGCTCGGCAAGCGCCCCGGCGCGGTACGCACCGCCGCGCACCGGGGCCTGAAGAAACTGGCCGAGCTGCTCGGCGCCGAGGACGGCTTCGAGCCCGACTCCGGCATCGGCTCCGGACCGGGCTCCGGAGCGGGCCGCACCCTCGGCGATAATGGCGGAGGCCGGGCGCTGGGCGCCGGGGGAGGGCGGGATCTCGACGCCGTACCCGCGCAGCGCGGCCACGGCGGGGGCTTCGTAGAACAAACCGGTGTGACGCATTCACGTTGGCGGACGCAGAAGGACATGTGA
- a CDS encoding L,D-transpeptidase family protein, whose amino-acid sequence MHRQKVIIRALGLATAVALAATACGPQKAESSGSGSSAPASPTAVTSPDASPSTDGKPGDASPSASPSPSPSTSASPSPTVKQVMANGDDSDLVRELQARLRQLKLMSVAPTGFYGSKTTAAVKSFQSKQGLSATGGVDEPTWKKIQALTKKPTADELRPPTQNEADAPDPRCMTGRVMCISKESRTLAWMIDGKVVSTLDVRFGSENTPTREGEFKVDSKQKDWVSTLYHTPMPYSMFFSRGQAVHYSADFAARGYAGASHGCVNVRDKAKLAALFDAVRVGDKVVVYW is encoded by the coding sequence ATGCACCGTCAGAAAGTCATAATCCGCGCACTGGGCCTGGCCACCGCCGTCGCGCTCGCCGCGACCGCCTGCGGACCGCAGAAGGCGGAGTCCTCGGGCTCCGGCTCCTCGGCTCCCGCATCGCCCACGGCGGTCACCAGCCCCGATGCCTCGCCGTCCACGGACGGCAAGCCCGGCGACGCCTCGCCGTCCGCCTCCCCGTCGCCTTCACCGTCCACTTCCGCCTCGCCCTCCCCGACCGTCAAGCAGGTCATGGCGAACGGTGACGACAGCGACCTGGTGCGCGAACTCCAGGCCCGCTTGCGCCAGCTCAAGCTGATGTCGGTCGCTCCGACCGGCTTCTACGGTTCGAAGACCACCGCCGCGGTCAAGTCCTTCCAGTCGAAGCAGGGACTCTCCGCCACCGGCGGCGTGGACGAGCCCACCTGGAAGAAGATCCAGGCCCTCACCAAGAAGCCGACCGCCGACGAGCTGCGCCCGCCGACCCAGAACGAGGCCGACGCGCCTGACCCGCGTTGTATGACGGGCCGGGTCATGTGCATCAGCAAGGAGAGCCGCACCCTCGCCTGGATGATCGACGGGAAGGTCGTCTCCACGCTGGACGTGCGCTTCGGCTCGGAGAACACCCCGACCCGCGAGGGCGAGTTCAAGGTGGACTCGAAGCAGAAGGACTGGGTCTCGACGCTGTACCACACGCCGATGCCGTACTCGATGTTCTTCAGCCGCGGCCAGGCCGTGCACTACTCGGCGGACTTCGCCGCCCGCGGTTACGCCGGCGCCTCGCACGGCTGCGTGAACGTCCGGGACAAGGCCAAGCTGGCGGCACTGTTCGACGCGGTCCGCGTCGGCGACAAGGTCGTCGTCTACTGGTGA
- the leuE gene encoding leucine efflux protein LeuE, which translates to MLGVTDLPTYLAGLVLIILLPGPNSLYVLSVAARGGVREGYKAACGVFTGDALLMTLAAVGAGALLQTSPMLFGIVKLLGAGYLTWLAVGMLRGAWTMWRTRRARAVEAAAAAVEAGASAGDTERRPYRRALLISVFNPKAILFLMSFFVQFVDPAYAYPALSFLLLGGLLQIGSFLYLTTLIFGGDRLAAAFRRRKRLAAGASSAAGVLFLGFAAKLAVS; encoded by the coding sequence ATGCTGGGTGTCACAGATCTTCCGACGTATCTCGCCGGCCTCGTGCTGATCATTTTGCTGCCGGGTCCGAACTCGCTCTACGTGCTGTCCGTCGCCGCGCGCGGCGGGGTGCGCGAGGGGTACAAGGCCGCCTGCGGGGTGTTCACCGGGGACGCCCTGCTGATGACCCTGGCCGCGGTCGGCGCCGGAGCCCTGCTGCAGACCAGCCCGATGCTGTTCGGCATCGTCAAACTGCTCGGCGCCGGGTACCTGACCTGGCTCGCCGTCGGCATGCTGCGCGGCGCGTGGACCATGTGGCGCACGCGCCGCGCGCGCGCCGTGGAGGCGGCCGCGGCCGCCGTGGAGGCCGGGGCCTCGGCCGGCGACACGGAGCGGCGGCCCTACCGGCGGGCGCTGCTGATCAGCGTGTTCAACCCGAAGGCCATCCTCTTCCTGATGTCCTTCTTCGTGCAGTTCGTGGACCCGGCCTACGCCTACCCGGCCCTGTCCTTCCTGCTGTTGGGCGGCCTGCTGCAGATCGGCAGCTTCCTCTACCTGACCACGCTGATATTCGGCGGGGACCGCCTGGCGGCCGCCTTCCGACGGCGCAAGCGGCTCGCCGCCGGCGCCAGTTCGGCGGCGGGCGTGTTGTTCCTGGGCTTCGCGGCGAAGCTCGCGGTCAGCTGA
- a CDS encoding polysialyltransferase family glycosyltransferase, with translation MSVTQIFLASTLYGTATLAAALDSDAFPPAGRRILLTSNHSVTAEITPGLTTAPGFAALRTRFDEVLDWNAVIAPQHPSTWSPRAEDVPLWERQLRASWGLGADRVELVVESLQVPPAQSLCRLFPGAAVDVYADGLMSYGPTRFRLDPAIGMRVRRVLHLDLVPGLEPLLLTEFGVRAEVIPAAAFVKAVAELEVPEPVSAGEAPALLLGQYLSALDLVPAREEEELHVEMVRGAHALGHRELVFKPHPSAPAAYARRAQEEARRLGVRLTVLNTPVLAETLFERLRPALVVGCFSTGLLTAATLYGLPVARTGTQAVLARLSPYPNSNRIPLAVADALLPDLADAPAVRSWAPPGPERVAAELAGLLTAVGFTMQPQILAARRAEAERWLAGNLTPRTWRYFTRRRLTALGLPGGIPAQLSFLPRSRSARRMARLLRRVVS, from the coding sequence ATGAGCGTCACCCAGATCTTCCTGGCCTCCACCCTCTACGGCACGGCCACCCTCGCCGCCGCCCTCGACTCGGACGCCTTCCCGCCCGCCGGCCGCCGGATCCTGCTGACCAGCAACCACTCCGTCACCGCCGAGATCACCCCCGGCCTGACCACCGCGCCCGGCTTCGCCGCCCTGCGCACCCGCTTCGACGAGGTGCTCGACTGGAACGCCGTCATCGCGCCGCAGCACCCCAGCACCTGGAGCCCGCGCGCCGAGGACGTCCCGCTGTGGGAACGGCAGCTGCGTGCCTCCTGGGGCCTGGGCGCCGACCGCGTCGAGCTCGTCGTGGAGTCGCTGCAGGTCCCGCCCGCCCAGAGCCTGTGCCGGCTCTTCCCCGGCGCGGCCGTCGACGTCTACGCCGACGGGCTGATGAGCTACGGTCCCACCCGCTTCCGGCTCGACCCCGCGATCGGCATGCGCGTACGGCGGGTGCTGCACCTGGACCTCGTACCGGGTCTGGAGCCGCTGCTGCTGACCGAGTTCGGGGTGCGGGCCGAGGTGATCCCGGCAGCCGCCTTCGTCAAGGCCGTCGCGGAGCTCGAGGTGCCGGAGCCGGTGTCCGCGGGCGAGGCCCCGGCGCTGCTGCTCGGCCAGTACCTGTCCGCACTCGACCTCGTGCCGGCCCGCGAGGAGGAGGAACTGCACGTGGAGATGGTCCGGGGCGCGCACGCGCTGGGCCACCGCGAGCTGGTCTTCAAACCGCACCCCAGCGCCCCCGCCGCCTACGCGCGCCGGGCGCAGGAGGAGGCGCGGCGGCTCGGAGTCCGGCTCACCGTGCTGAACACCCCGGTGCTCGCCGAGACCCTGTTCGAGCGGCTGCGCCCGGCCCTGGTCGTCGGCTGCTTCTCCACCGGCCTGCTGACCGCCGCCACCCTGTACGGGCTCCCGGTCGCCCGGACCGGTACGCAGGCCGTGCTCGCGCGCCTGTCCCCGTACCCCAACAGCAACCGGATCCCGCTGGCCGTGGCCGACGCCCTGCTGCCGGACCTCGCGGACGCGCCGGCCGTACGTTCCTGGGCCCCGCCGGGGCCCGAACGGGTCGCGGCCGAGCTGGCCGGCCTGCTCACGGCTGTGGGCTTCACGATGCAGCCGCAGATCCTGGCGGCGCGCCGCGCGGAGGCCGAGCGCTGGCTGGCCGGGAACCTGACCCCGCGCACCTGGCGCTACTTCACGCGCCGCCGGCTGACCGCGCTGGGACTGCCCGGCGGCATCCCGGCGCAGCTGTCCTTCCTGCCCCGCAGCCGTTCGGCCCGGCGGATGGCCCGGCTGCTGCGCCGGGTCGTCAGCTGA
- a CDS encoding glycosyltransferase family 2 protein → MLKLSVVVPFFNVQTYAPDALKSLELNARDDFEFLLVDDRSTDGTPALLERAARELPGAVHLRHGRNGGLATARNTGLDAARGEYIAFLDGDDWLAPGHLARTLAAIEALNCDFVRTDHVQCTGRTRSVQRVPFGPESVVADPRGAILPAGRTTSVDYPYAWAGMYHRRLLDRGLLHFTDGLRTAEDRPWIWRLHREAESFAPVGLPGIFYRRGVSTSLTQIGDERQLDFIRAFDQVLSETAADHESDLLLPKAVRTYCAIIAHHIGSIERFEAPVARKLRSLSAAALGTMPQDVLDRALDSMDADRAGLLRRLRRRARATRTAAPAAAATPAGVTA, encoded by the coding sequence GTGCTCAAGCTCTCTGTTGTCGTGCCGTTCTTCAACGTGCAGACATACGCGCCGGATGCCCTGAAAAGCCTCGAACTCAATGCCCGGGACGATTTCGAGTTCCTGCTCGTCGACGACCGCTCGACGGACGGGACGCCCGCGCTCCTGGAGCGGGCGGCGCGCGAGCTGCCCGGCGCCGTGCACCTCAGACACGGGCGCAACGGCGGCCTGGCGACGGCGCGGAACACCGGTCTGGACGCCGCCCGCGGCGAGTACATCGCCTTCCTGGACGGGGACGACTGGCTGGCGCCGGGGCACCTGGCCCGCACGCTGGCCGCCATCGAGGCTCTGAACTGCGACTTCGTCCGTACCGACCATGTCCAGTGCACGGGCAGGACCCGCAGTGTGCAGCGCGTGCCCTTCGGTCCGGAGTCGGTCGTGGCCGATCCGCGCGGCGCCATCCTGCCCGCCGGGCGCACGACCTCGGTGGACTATCCGTACGCCTGGGCGGGGATGTACCACCGGCGACTGCTGGACCGCGGGCTGCTGCACTTCACGGACGGTCTGCGGACGGCGGAGGACCGGCCGTGGATCTGGCGGCTGCACCGGGAGGCGGAGTCCTTCGCGCCGGTGGGTCTGCCCGGAATCTTCTACCGTCGCGGGGTTTCCACCTCACTGACGCAAATCGGGGACGAGCGTCAGCTCGATTTCATTCGAGCATTCGATCAAGTTCTGTCGGAAACGGCCGCCGACCACGAATCCGATCTTCTTCTGCCGAAAGCCGTACGAACATACTGCGCAATTATCGCGCACCACATCGGGTCCATCGAGAGGTTCGAAGCCCCCGTGGCCAGAAAGCTCCGCTCGCTGAGCGCCGCCGCCCTCGGCACGATGCCCCAGGACGTCCTGGACCGGGCCCTGGACTCGATGGACGCCGACCGCGCCGGCCTGCTCCGCCGCCTGCGCCGACGCGCCCGCGCCACCCGCACCGCCGCTCCTGCGGCTGCGGCCACCCCCGCCGGGGTGACGGCATGA